A window from Pyrococcus yayanosii CH1 encodes these proteins:
- a CDS encoding DNA polymerase domain-containing protein, whose translation MILDADYITENGKPVVRIFKKENGEFKVEYDRSFRPYIYALLRDDSAIEDIKKITAERHGKVVRVVEAEKVRKKFLGRPIEVWKLYFEHPQDVPAIREKIREHPAVIDIFEYDIPFAKRYLIDKGLIPMEGNEELKLLAFDIETLYHEGDEFGSGPIIMISYADEKGAKVITWKGVDLPYVEVVSSEREMIKRFLRVIREKDPDVIITYNGDNFDFPYLLKRAEKLGMKLPIGRDGSEPKMQRMGDGFAVEVKGRIHFDIYPVIRRTINLPTYTLEAVYEAVFGRPKEKVYPNEIARAWENCKGLERVAKYSMEDAKVTYELGREFFPMEAQLARLVGQPVWDVSRSSTGNLVEWFLLRKAYERNELAPNRPDEREYERRLRESYEGGYVKEPEKGLWEGIIYLDFRSLYPSIIITHNISPDTLNKEGCNSYDVAPKVGHRFCKDFPGFIPSLLGQLLDERQKIKRKMKATIDPIERKLLDYRQRAIKILANSLLPDEFIPILENGKLKLVRIGEFVDSLMETNSELVNRNGDTEVLEVEGIKALSFDRVSKKARTMPVKAVIRHSYSGDVYEVVLSSGRRIRVTGGHSLFAYRNGELVEITGGEVKPGDLLAVPKRVNLPERKERLNIVELLLELPEEETKDIVMTIPVKGRKNFFKGMLRTLRWIFGEEKRLRTARRYLEHLERLGYVKLRKIGYEVIDEEGLESYKKLYEKLVQTVRYNGNRREYIVDFNAIRDVIHTMPEEELKEWLIGTRNGFRMRPFIDVNRDFAKLLGYYVSEGYARKQRNKKNGWSYSVKLYNEDGSVLDDIERLASKFFGRTRRGKNYVEIPRKMAYVIFKGLCGVLAENKRVPDVIFTSPKNVRWAFLEGYFIGDGDVHLGKRVRLSTKSELLVNGLVLLLNSLGVSAIKIRHDSGVYRVYVNEELPFVEYRKKKNAYYSHVIPKEILKETFGKVFQKNMSHEKFRELVESGKLDEERAKRIEWLLDGDIVLDRVVDVKRERYDGYVYDLSVEGDENFLAGFGLLYAHNSYYGYYGYAKARWYCKECAESVTAWGREYIELVSRELEKRGFKVLYIDTDGLYATIPGSREWDKIKERALEFVKYINARLPGLLELEYEGFYKRGFFVTKKKYALIDEEGKIITRGLEIVRRDWSEIAKETQARVLEAILKEGNLEKAVKIVKEVTEKLSKYEVPPEKLVIYEQITRDLKDYKAVGPHVAVAKRLAARGIKVRPGMVIGYLVLRGDGPISRRAIPAEEFDPSRHKYDAEYYIENQVLPAVLRILEAFGYRKEDLRYQKTRQAGLDAWLKRKASL comes from the coding sequence ATGATACTTGACGCTGACTACATAACCGAAAACGGAAAACCCGTTGTGAGGATTTTCAAGAAGGAAAACGGCGAGTTCAAGGTAGAATACGACCGCTCTTTTAGGCCCTACATCTACGCCCTTCTGAGGGACGACTCCGCCATAGAGGATATCAAAAAAATCACGGCGGAGAGGCACGGAAAAGTCGTGAGGGTCGTGGAAGCCGAGAAGGTAAGGAAGAAGTTCCTCGGCCGCCCCATCGAGGTCTGGAAGCTTTACTTCGAGCATCCTCAGGACGTTCCGGCGATAAGGGAGAAGATAAGGGAGCATCCTGCCGTTATCGACATCTTTGAGTACGACATACCTTTCGCCAAGCGCTACCTCATCGACAAAGGGCTCATACCGATGGAAGGAAACGAAGAGCTGAAGCTTTTGGCCTTCGACATCGAGACACTCTATCACGAGGGGGACGAGTTCGGGAGCGGCCCGATAATAATGATCAGTTACGCGGACGAGAAAGGTGCCAAGGTGATAACTTGGAAGGGGGTTGACCTTCCCTACGTCGAGGTCGTCTCGAGCGAGAGGGAGATGATAAAGAGGTTCCTCCGCGTGATAAGGGAAAAGGACCCCGACGTCATTATAACGTACAATGGCGATAACTTTGACTTTCCCTACCTCCTGAAGAGAGCAGAAAAGCTCGGGATGAAGCTTCCAATCGGCAGGGACGGTAGCGAGCCCAAGATGCAGAGGATGGGAGACGGGTTCGCCGTTGAGGTGAAGGGGAGGATACACTTCGACATATATCCCGTCATCAGGAGAACGATAAATCTACCAACTTACACACTCGAGGCCGTTTACGAGGCGGTCTTTGGAAGGCCTAAGGAGAAAGTCTATCCCAATGAGATAGCGAGGGCATGGGAAAACTGTAAAGGCTTAGAAAGGGTCGCCAAATACTCCATGGAAGATGCCAAGGTAACCTACGAGCTCGGGAGGGAGTTCTTCCCTATGGAGGCCCAGCTGGCAAGGCTCGTAGGTCAGCCTGTCTGGGATGTCTCCCGCTCCTCGACAGGCAACCTCGTCGAGTGGTTCCTCCTGAGAAAAGCGTATGAAAGGAACGAGCTGGCACCAAACAGGCCGGATGAGAGGGAATACGAGAGGAGGCTGAGGGAGAGCTACGAAGGTGGCTATGTGAAGGAGCCAGAAAAGGGGTTGTGGGAGGGGATAATTTACCTGGATTTTAGGAGTCTATATCCATCCATCATAATAACCCACAACATATCTCCGGACACACTGAACAAGGAGGGATGCAATAGCTACGATGTTGCCCCTAAGGTTGGGCACCGCTTCTGTAAGGACTTCCCTGGTTTCATACCCAGCCTCCTTGGACAACTGCTGGATGAAAGGCAGAAGATTAAGCGCAAGATGAAAGCCACGATAGACCCAATAGAGAGGAAGCTCCTCGATTACAGGCAGCGGGCCATCAAGATACTCGCCAACAGCCTGCTTCCAGATGAATTTATCCCCATACTCGAAAACGGTAAACTCAAACTGGTTCGCATAGGGGAATTTGTTGATTCACTAATGGAGACCAATTCGGAGTTGGTGAATAGGAACGGCGACACAGAAGTTCTTGAAGTTGAGGGAATCAAAGCCTTATCCTTTGACAGAGTGTCAAAGAAAGCACGCACGATGCCCGTAAAGGCGGTGATTAGGCACAGCTATTCCGGGGACGTTTACGAAGTAGTACTCAGCTCAGGGAGGAGGATACGGGTAACAGGAGGTCACAGCCTTTTCGCGTACAGGAACGGTGAACTCGTGGAGATAACCGGTGGAGAAGTTAAACCCGGGGATCTTCTGGCGGTGCCGAAGAGAGTAAACCTCCCCGAAAGGAAAGAACGGCTAAACATAGTTGAACTGCTCCTTGAACTTCCGGAAGAGGAAACAAAGGACATCGTCATGACGATTCCTGTGAAAGGCAGAAAGAACTTCTTCAAGGGAATGCTGAGAACCCTCCGCTGGATTTTTGGGGAAGAAAAAAGGCTAAGGACAGCCAGACGCTACCTGGAGCACCTTGAAAGGCTTGGCTACGTGAAGCTTAGGAAAATCGGCTACGAGGTCATTGATGAAGAGGGACTCGAAAGTTACAAGAAACTGTATGAAAAGCTCGTCCAAACGGTTCGCTACAACGGCAACAGGAGGGAATACATAGTTGATTTCAACGCCATCCGCGACGTTATCCACACGATGCCCGAGGAGGAGCTTAAGGAGTGGCTGATTGGAACCAGAAACGGGTTCAGGATGAGACCGTTCATAGATGTTAACAGGGACTTTGCGAAGCTCCTCGGCTATTACGTGAGCGAGGGTTATGCCAGAAAGCAGAGAAACAAGAAGAACGGATGGAGCTACTCGGTTAAGCTTTACAACGAAGACGGGAGCGTTCTCGATGACATAGAAAGGCTGGCATCGAAATTCTTTGGAAGGACGAGGCGTGGAAAGAACTACGTTGAGATTCCGAGGAAGATGGCTTACGTAATATTCAAGGGACTCTGCGGTGTTTTGGCCGAGAACAAAAGAGTCCCGGATGTTATTTTCACCTCCCCCAAAAACGTACGCTGGGCCTTCCTTGAGGGCTACTTTATCGGCGACGGCGACGTTCACTTGGGCAAGAGGGTTCGGCTCTCCACTAAGAGCGAGCTTTTGGTAAATGGCCTCGTCCTGCTCCTCAACTCGCTTGGCGTCTCCGCCATAAAGATCCGCCACGATAGTGGGGTTTACAGGGTCTACGTGAACGAGGAACTGCCGTTTGTAGAATATCGGAAGAAAAAGAACGCCTACTATTCTCACGTTATCCCCAAGGAAATACTCAAAGAAACCTTCGGAAAGGTCTTCCAGAAAAATATGAGCCATGAAAAGTTCAGGGAGCTGGTTGAGAGCGGGAAGCTTGACGAAGAGAGGGCCAAGAGAATAGAGTGGCTTCTTGATGGGGACATAGTTCTTGACAGAGTTGTTGATGTTAAAAGGGAACGCTATGATGGCTACGTCTACGACCTGAGTGTTGAAGGTGATGAGAACTTCCTGGCCGGCTTTGGGCTCCTCTACGCCCACAACAGCTATTATGGCTATTATGGTTATGCGAAGGCCAGGTGGTACTGCAAGGAGTGCGCCGAGAGCGTTACCGCATGGGGGAGAGAGTACATCGAGCTGGTTAGTAGAGAGCTTGAGAAGAGGGGCTTTAAAGTCCTCTACATAGACACCGACGGGCTCTACGCCACAATACCGGGAAGCAGGGAATGGGACAAGATAAAGGAGAGAGCCTTAGAATTTGTGAAGTACATAAACGCCAGGCTCCCAGGCCTATTGGAGCTCGAATACGAGGGCTTCTACAAGAGGGGATTCTTTGTTACGAAGAAGAAGTACGCCCTGATAGATGAAGAAGGAAAAATAATAACGAGGGGTTTGGAAATAGTTAGGAGGGATTGGAGCGAGATAGCGAAAGAAACTCAAGCGAGGGTTCTTGAGGCAATACTGAAGGAAGGTAACCTAGAAAAGGCCGTGAAAATCGTTAAAGAGGTTACAGAAAAGCTTAGCAAGTACGAAGTTCCCCCGGAAAAGCTGGTTATCTACGAGCAGATAACCCGCGACCTGAAAGATTACAAGGCAGTGGGCCCGCACGTTGCCGTGGCAAAGAGACTCGCAGCCAGAGGCATAAAGGTAAGGCCCGGCATGGTCATAGGTTACCTCGTCCTGAGGGGGGATGGACCAATAAGTAGGAGGGCAATCCCCGCGGAGGAGTTTGATCCAAGCAGGCACAAGTACGATGCAGAATACTACATAGAGAACCAGGTTCTCCCAGCTGTCCTGAGAATTCTCGAGGCATTTGGGTACCGAAAGGAGGATTTGCGCTACCAGAAGACGAGGCAGGCAGGCTTAGATGCTTGGCTGAAAAGGAAAGCATCACTTTGA
- a CDS encoding MBL fold metallo-hydrolase, with amino-acid sequence MIEITFLGGGGGRFVTITQARATGGFFIRTSKNIYVDPGPGALVRAWRYKIDPRKIDVLFISHRHTDHCNDAEVMVEGMTMGVTKKRGVLIGSRSVVYGDEDHTPAVSKYHLDALEEVHAPNPGDRFRIGEDEMIITPSIHSDPTTIGFRLKTRFGDVSYIPDTQYFDELKKWHSGARVLIAAVTRPRDMRIPYHLCTEDIVYMLKDMKEKPEILLMTHAGMKMHFANPYKEAKFIETVTGVKTYVAKEGFRVTIGKEITVRTLRPARFV; translated from the coding sequence TTGATAGAGATAACTTTCCTCGGTGGTGGGGGAGGCAGGTTCGTTACGATAACGCAAGCGAGGGCGACGGGAGGTTTCTTCATCAGGACCAGCAAGAACATATACGTGGATCCCGGGCCCGGGGCTCTCGTGAGGGCTTGGCGCTATAAGATAGATCCCAGAAAAATAGACGTGCTGTTCATATCCCACAGGCACACGGACCACTGCAACGACGCTGAGGTTATGGTTGAGGGCATGACAATGGGGGTGACGAAGAAGAGGGGTGTCCTGATAGGGTCGAGGAGCGTAGTCTACGGGGACGAGGACCATACACCTGCCGTGAGCAAATACCATCTTGACGCTCTCGAAGAGGTTCACGCCCCCAACCCCGGCGATAGGTTTCGTATCGGCGAGGATGAGATGATAATAACGCCCTCCATCCATAGTGATCCAACGACGATCGGCTTTCGCCTGAAGACCCGGTTCGGTGACGTATCCTACATCCCGGATACCCAGTACTTCGACGAGCTCAAGAAGTGGCACTCGGGCGCTAGGGTTCTTATAGCTGCCGTCACGAGGCCGAGGGACATGAGGATTCCATACCACCTCTGCACCGAGGATATAGTTTACATGCTCAAGGACATGAAGGAGAAGCCCGAGATCCTACTCATGACCCACGCTGGCATGAAGATGCATTTCGCTAACCCCTACAAGGAGGCAAAATTCATAGAGACAGTTACTGGCGTGAAGACCTACGTTGCTAAGGAGGGCTTCCGGGTAACCATAGGAAAGGAGATAACCGTAAGGACGCTCAGGCCTGCCCGCTTCGTTTAA
- a CDS encoding site-2 protease family protein: protein MILGLIIGFWAIVYLLYALGGREWESIEVAPFQLIWRTRRFLDFIDRVGTSHARFWKAYGTLGVVVGFVGMIYVFYTLLTLAIKILRPKAEAMPGVVPVIPGVTIPLWYGLIALAVVMVVHELSHGFVARAEGLRLKSVGFILLFVIPGAFVEPDEEALNKAPLGSKLRVYAAGSMANILVAFLAALLMNAVALAFIPTGVEVQGVVASSPADGVLQKGDVIVAINGHSMERIEEFFEFMNSTRPGQTLELTVLRNGERLDLRITLGEHPEKPGKGYIGIYPAQHVRSKIGFDSILIALFSAFYWIYLLNFGIGLMNLFPIIPLDGGRMVDDILKALLPRTVARLLRYSIMAVGVLLLAINLIPALRGLLG, encoded by the coding sequence ATGATACTCGGACTAATCATCGGCTTCTGGGCGATTGTATACCTCCTCTACGCTCTCGGGGGTCGGGAGTGGGAGAGCATCGAGGTTGCCCCATTTCAGCTCATCTGGAGGACGAGGCGCTTCTTGGACTTTATAGATAGAGTGGGAACATCCCACGCTCGCTTCTGGAAGGCTTATGGGACTCTGGGCGTTGTCGTCGGCTTCGTGGGCATGATATACGTCTTCTACACCCTGCTGACGCTGGCCATAAAGATCCTGAGGCCCAAGGCTGAGGCAATGCCTGGTGTCGTTCCCGTAATCCCGGGCGTCACGATTCCCTTGTGGTATGGCCTCATAGCGCTGGCCGTTGTGATGGTTGTCCACGAGCTAAGCCATGGCTTTGTGGCGAGGGCTGAAGGACTACGGCTTAAGTCGGTCGGTTTCATTCTGCTCTTCGTGATTCCGGGAGCCTTCGTTGAACCTGATGAGGAGGCCCTTAACAAGGCTCCCCTCGGGAGCAAGCTTCGCGTTTACGCAGCCGGTTCGATGGCAAATATCCTTGTCGCCTTCCTCGCGGCTTTGCTTATGAACGCCGTGGCCCTCGCCTTCATCCCCACTGGCGTCGAGGTCCAGGGAGTTGTGGCGTCTTCACCGGCCGACGGCGTCCTTCAAAAGGGGGACGTCATCGTGGCGATAAACGGTCACTCGATGGAACGAATAGAGGAGTTCTTCGAGTTCATGAACTCGACGAGGCCCGGTCAAACCCTCGAGCTGACGGTTCTAAGGAATGGGGAGCGGCTCGATTTGCGGATAACCTTGGGGGAGCACCCCGAGAAGCCTGGAAAAGGGTATATAGGGATATACCCTGCCCAGCATGTGCGGTCGAAGATAGGGTTCGACAGTATTCTCATAGCTCTGTTCTCGGCTTTCTACTGGATATACCTCCTTAACTTTGGCATAGGCCTAATGAACCTCTTCCCAATTATCCCGCTCGACGGCGGTAGGATGGTTGATGATATCCTTAAGGCCCTCCTGCCGCGCACCGTAGCGAGACTCCTCAGGTATTCGATAATGGCCGTTGGCGTGCTTCTGCTTGCCATAAATCTTATTCCCGCACTGAGGGGGTTGCTGGGATGA
- a CDS encoding HAD family hydrolase encodes MKLVSFDVWNTLLDLNAMLEEFSFELAKVAGKCVVDVVEAVMEARNRIKVLRAREGGNPKRTLEESQEILAELLGVDVELVKRAAARAVLSVESIVLSGAREALEGVKGRGLKVVVLGNVMFWPGSYTRLLLERFGLMEFIDRTFFADEVSAYKPMVEMFEKPLKAFNVKPREAIHIGDTYAEDFEGALKAGMWAVWINPEAKKVRRIHERGFEVSSVEGILEVLEIISK; translated from the coding sequence ATGAAGCTCGTATCCTTCGACGTCTGGAATACACTTCTCGACCTCAATGCAATGTTGGAAGAGTTCTCCTTCGAGCTAGCTAAGGTAGCAGGTAAATGCGTCGTTGATGTCGTTGAGGCCGTTATGGAGGCTAGAAATAGGATAAAAGTCCTGAGGGCTCGGGAAGGGGGCAATCCAAAGAGGACATTGGAGGAGAGCCAGGAGATTCTCGCGGAGCTCCTCGGGGTAGACGTCGAGCTAGTAAAAAGGGCCGCGGCTAGGGCCGTGCTGAGCGTTGAAAGTATCGTCCTGTCGGGTGCTAGGGAGGCGCTGGAGGGCGTCAAGGGGAGAGGCCTCAAGGTTGTCGTGCTCGGGAACGTCATGTTCTGGCCTGGCTCCTACACGCGCCTCTTGTTGGAGCGCTTCGGCCTGATGGAGTTCATAGATAGGACTTTCTTTGCGGACGAGGTTTCTGCTTACAAGCCGATGGTTGAGATGTTCGAGAAGCCGCTGAAGGCATTTAACGTGAAACCTAGGGAGGCCATCCATATAGGGGACACGTATGCCGAGGACTTTGAAGGAGCTTTGAAGGCGGGCATGTGGGCCGTCTGGATAAATCCAGAGGCCAAAAAGGTAAGGAGGATTCACGAGAGGGGTTTTGAAGTATCGAGTGTGGAAGGCATTCTGGAAGTGCTGGAGATAATTTCAAAGTGA
- a CDS encoding TIGR00725 family protein: protein MIQVAIAGSSDEKLLPEAERKARAFARALPTDVVLLTGGRGGIMKVVSEEFSKRGGTVVGILPFRDKGNEFNAIRVRTGMDPVERSAVLVNSADVLVVLGGGVGTMIEALMAYNLGVPVVVLTGTGYRSDLLARLASDGYFDHKRNVRVYVTDDPEEAVELALRMAHMKTG from the coding sequence ATGATTCAGGTGGCGATAGCGGGTTCGAGTGATGAGAAACTCCTTCCAGAGGCCGAGAGAAAGGCGAGAGCCTTTGCAAGGGCCCTGCCAACAGATGTCGTTCTGTTGACGGGTGGCAGAGGAGGGATAATGAAGGTTGTGAGCGAGGAGTTCTCGAAGAGAGGAGGCACAGTTGTCGGGATACTCCCCTTCAGGGATAAAGGGAATGAGTTCAACGCCATTCGGGTGAGGACGGGAATGGATCCTGTTGAGAGGAGCGCCGTTCTCGTGAACTCGGCAGATGTCCTTGTGGTGTTGGGTGGTGGCGTTGGTACGATGATAGAGGCTCTTATGGCCTACAACCTTGGCGTTCCTGTCGTAGTTCTCACGGGGACAGGGTACAGGAGCGACCTCTTGGCGAGGCTTGCGTCTGACGGTTACTTCGACCACAAGAGGAATGTGAGGGTTTACGTGACCGATGACCCGGAAGAGGCCGTTGAGCTGGCCTTGAGAATGGCCCATATGAAAACTGGCTAG